The following nucleotide sequence is from Parambassis ranga chromosome 21, fParRan2.1, whole genome shotgun sequence.
ttaaaatgtaactgCTATTTGTGTTTCATGTAGCATTTCAATACACATCTAAGAGGTACTGTGTGCTTTTGATTGGATGATTTTTAGAGTGAAAACATCTTGTAACAGCAGAATATGCTTATAGCTGCAATAACTAAAATATTTTGTGTCTTAACCTAAGACAGTCCCTTAGCATTTGTAGctacaaaaataaagacataCATGCTATCAAATCTAATGTTAGCAGTTGTTTTTTACTTTGATAAGAACATCCTTTTTATTTAAGTTATCTTTAATGGGTAACATGAGGAACAAAATCATGaaatcacagcacaggtgtTTTGAACCaacactgccctctagtggcaaaaagaaaagtaacagttttcacaacaaaaacaatgcagcatttaaaaTCAGAAGCAGCCTTTCACCCAAATGAGACATCATCTAGAAAGCAGACATACCACCAAAAGTACTTATTATTCAGTCCCTGTAGAGAAAATCTCTCAGACACTCttattgttttctttgcatATGCTGGAGTGTCCTTCCATAGACATCCATCcagtttttaaatgattttcaggcagtaattttttttaaacaaacttaGAAAGTCCTGGTGCTAATTCACCAAAATATGCCTTTTCCTTTGGCACACGATCCCACACCATCTTTATAACACACATATTACTGCCACCAAAGAGCTTCCACCTTCCTCTAAATGTGAGGCCACTAATGGTTTCTATCGTGCATGTTTGGCGCTCACAGTTCAGTGTCATCACTGTGCTCGGTAGTGTGTGAACTGCCACTTTTGGAAGGTGTTGCTGGGTACACATGGGTTGAGACGAAGAGTGTCACCTTGAGGTTCCGCCTCCAGGCACATGTGGTGAGAAACAAACTCTGCTATGAGGTGCTCCGCCTTAacgaaacaaaaacaggaaagatGATTACGGATCAAAGCTTCTAAACACTCCATGATTTTATGTACACTGCAGGAAACGTGTTCATCTGGTGGATTTAAAGCAGGCCAACCTTTTCATTTTATGTAAGAATGTCTTAAATGACAGAGTtgtgaatgaaaagaaaaacaaagatggcacCCACACCCAAAGTCAACCTACCAGAGCAGAGTTGGAGGATTTGTGGAACCAGCGGAGTTCAGATTTGGCACTATCACATGGCACCAAAGCAAAGCTACTGCCTGTGCCTTGGGGAGCAACACATAGGTCCTGCTGCCGAACGTGCCTCATCCAGGTGTAGTTGAAGTGCTGACTCTTGAATACCAGACAGAGAGTGAAAGCAACCACTGCGTAATTATGGAACATACTACAAGAGTGTGAAGGATCATCAGAGCGGCTGATCTAAatccacaaaagaaaaacacactttgcTGTGTTTTGAATTCCGCCCATGTTTATCATGGCTCGGGTTCCTGTGTCAGACTGCAGTTGTCCTGGTCTATTTCTGGAGAGTGCTCCCACCATAATTACCACAGTCATGACCACAAACACGCATGTTATCTGCACTTTAACCTCAGCAATACTGTGAAAGAGTAACAGTTTTGGGACACTGCTGTCTAGATGTCAAACAGAATAAATCCTACCTGCTTGCTGAGGTCGCACATCTCAAAGGACAAAGATCCTTTCTGCAGAGACAGGCATTTCCTTAAACCACGATTAAAGAcctagaaaaaaaagattaacatTTTAGACAAGCAAATACTCAGTGCTGTTTTCGAGGTTTTTCGTTTTAGAGATGGGCATGCCTGTCACAGGCTTAAATGAACTGAACAACAATTCTTTGTTCACAAAGGGCACAGTTAGTGCTTGTGTTCGGTAGATTTTGTATTCTGCAGAGAAACAATAGCTGTATGTTAGAAAAGCTTAAATCAAAAGCAAATCAATCAAATACTGAGATAAAGTTTCAAATAATAAAACTGTACTACTATAACAGAATGTAAGAACATGCCGACATGTCAAAGGGGTCTGTGTATCCTCAGATGAGACAGATTGCACCTCCATGTAATACCACATTATACCACTAGGTCAAGTGAATAACTGTAGCAACTAGCCCACCCTAAAGCCAAGCAGAGGCAAAGACACTCCACACTCatcaattcattcattcaaagggttgaagcgaggcaactggacttgtggAGGCTTAGGTTTAAACAAACACGCTCAAGCAGATACAGTACTGTGTACATACCAGGCCCTCAGCTTTCACTAGAGGAGCATCCATGTCCGGATACACATTCTCCAAGTACCACTTGAAGCTCTTGCATTTTAGCCTCTTCCTCAGCTCGATCTGCTCCGTGAGGTTACCAATGTTGATGACCTTTTTATCCAGCAGGTGATGGTAGCCATGGCCATAAAAAAGGTCTTTGTACTCATCCAGCCAAACTTCAGCCACCCTTGCCAGGTTACGTTCCACTGTCTTCTGCCTGTCCTTCGGGAACTTGTACGGATTCTGTCCTCTGAAAATGTGTCCCACTCGAGAGCAGGGGATAATCTCGATCTCTCCTCCACACATCCAGATCTGTTGGCAACAGTGTATATGAAAAACAAATCTGGGCAGTTTTCTAACATTCAGGTGTGAATTTCATATGTGATATACCTTAAAGGAAATTTCCATATTCTCTCCACCCCACACATCCAGACCTGGGTCATAGGCACCAAGCTCAAAGAAGTAATTTTTGTCTATGGAGAACAGGCCTCCAGCCATAACTGGACATCTATTAGATAAAAGCATAATTAAATCCTGGAAATAATCATATAAATAAACCAATATGGGCAGTAACATAAGGCAGATAAAGTACTTGATTGGATCTGAGACGGTCATGTTGTTCTTCTTAATGTACTCGTCTGGTACAGCGCTCCAACCGAACACCAAAGGCCATTTGAAAATACCTCTCTGGAAATTATCTACCAGCATATAACTGAGGAAAAAAGCCAgaacacaataatatttactgCTGTATGACAGACTGAACATCGGCCACGCTGCTAGTTTATGACGTAAATATTTATCCAGTCACCTCATGTCTTTGTCACTGATGACTTCAATAACTGGGCAGGGCACCTTCTTACGATCCAGATAGATCCTGTCTAAGAGTGGCTCCAGCCAGCCCACGTTGCATTCAATATGAGAATCCAGGAAGGTAAGGACCTCACCTACAATAGAGGAAAGCAAACATCCTGCTGCAGTTAAACCAACAGCCACAAATGCATTTTAACACAGCAACCCTGTGACATTCATCATGGAGCTCTTTGAAAGGTATGTTTgttaatatacagtatacaaaacacaaagacaggagaGCAGGTGCATGTTCCAAACTGACAGGTTTTCTACTAAAGCAAAAAGCTAAAGCAGTTATTCACATATAGAAAATACATACCAGCAAAACAGCATGGATTCACAGGATAACAGCTTTGCACTGAGCAGTTCAGCATGCATTTCTCTGCACCAATATGAACAATGACACAATCTGAcctgaaaacattttattattacaaACCCAGAGGATTTAATGGTAATTAGCATGGCGGAATACTGCACATGAGCCGGCACAGTAAGGTGTCAGGTGTAACaacaagtgtatgtgtgtaaacaacacagctAATGTGAAGAATGAGCAGTTCTTGGTGttttaatcacatttatttCCATCTCAGAAGaaacttgtgttttctgtgcaaCAGTTGGTTAATGTGACCACACTACTGTGAATGCCTTTACAGTTTGACAGGTtttatacaaacatacaaaacaaagtTTAGTTTGACTGTACTTACCTTTTgcaacagcagctcctgcaaGCCGGGCTCTGATCAGGCCCTGACGCTCTTTGAGACGGACGATTCGCACTTTGGGAAACTGGGACAT
It contains:
- the galnt5 gene encoding polypeptide N-acetylgalactosaminyltransferase 5: MKVRRYLRGSGRVLAFVFVASVIWLLFDMAALRISINDVNSQLLKDQVKRERVLFKQQSRVTQRGFKHPVQGVAAATHPGKGPLTSSIQLAQVYRHGGKQERIIKGNNVHSDDSKVSPKQGDSANKMAVNLDITQVPPGVQKSKPTSKPGLHKTTQNTPEKMHLKTSEKPKDGIETGTKVSRGEGARPAETTRQQPASEVGPSKREEKQVKDAEKTVASLHAGDKSIKVRKPGVHKVLSLDMTPAPRDVNALGQFGQAVILGRNEDEEVRKRWDEGHFNVYLSDRIPVDRAVPDTRPEMCAQNLVHDDLPSTSVIFCFVDEVWSTLLRSVHSVLNRSPPHLLKEIILVDDFSTKDYLKEPLDKYMSQFPKVRIVRLKERQGLIRARLAGAAVAKGEVLTFLDSHIECNVGWLEPLLDRIYLDRKKVPCPVIEVISDKDMSYMLVDNFQRGIFKWPLVFGWSAVPDEYIKKNNMTVSDPIKCPVMAGGLFSIDKNYFFELGAYDPGLDVWGGENMEISFKIWMCGGEIEIIPCSRVGHIFRGQNPYKFPKDRQKTVERNLARVAEVWLDEYKDLFYGHGYHHLLDKKVINIGNLTEQIELRKRLKCKSFKWYLENVYPDMDAPLVKAEGLVFNRGLRKCLSLQKGSLSFEMCDLSKQSQHFNYTWMRHVRQQDLCVAPQGTGSSFALVPCDSAKSELRWFHKSSNSALAEHLIAEFVSHHMCLEAEPQGDTLRLNPCVPSNTFQKWQFTHYRAQ